One stretch of Maylandia zebra isolate NMK-2024a linkage group LG13, Mzebra_GT3a, whole genome shotgun sequence DNA includes these proteins:
- the sfr1 gene encoding swi5-dependent recombination DNA repair protein 1 homolog, translating into MEITPKAAKLQRDCCSPCSSVESSPCDYKEKHQPKLSASLRERLKRSRRSFISPLSVAKRLCVDDEENGQQVSADSQQPVNNPPVVLSSVDVNRNGEREGSKTLSGPAPKSTQYPSGDFAQRLRKEVKDKTETLRRLKMVKMYRSKNDLTHLQTLIDKWRHCAQAALYELQSEVPIDGRKASLSELIDLFNLDESILHFDRTEDDFTT; encoded by the exons ATGGAGATCACACCTAAAGCAGCTAAATTACAGAGGGACTGTTGTTCACCATGTAGTTCAGTAGAGTCAAGCCCGTGTGACTACAAAGAGAAG CATCAACCGAAGCTGAGTGCCTCACTGAGGGAGAGGCTGAAGAGATCCAGGCGCTCCTTCATCTCTCCCCTCTCTGTGGCCAAACGCCTTTGTGTTGATGATGAGGAGAATGGCCAACAAGTTTCAGCAGATTCCCAGCAGCCCGTTAATAATCCTCCAGTGGTTTTAAGCAGTGTTGATGTAAACAGaaatggggagagagaagggagTAAAACGTTGTCTGGGCCTGCTCCCAAATCAACACAATATCCTTCAGGAGACTTTGCACAACGTCTCAGGAAGGAGGtgaaagacaaaacagagaCTCTACGTAGACTCAAGATGGTTAAAATGTACAGAAGCAAG AATGATTTGACTCATCTCCAAACATTGATTGATAAGTGGCGGCATTGTGCTCAAGCTGCGCTGTATGAACTGCAATCAGAAGTCCCTATTGATGGACGAAAAGCCAGCTTGTCTGAGCTGATTGACCTGTTCAATTTGGATGAGAGCATTCTGCACTTTGACCGCACAGAGGACGACTTCACTACCTAA